One window of Nymphaea colorata isolate Beijing-Zhang1983 chromosome 1, ASM883128v2, whole genome shotgun sequence genomic DNA carries:
- the LOC116248110 gene encoding NADH--cytochrome b5 reductase 1 translates to MELFQSPNLEVISITVAIAAVAAAAAYFYLNSKPKGCLDPENFRNFKLVKRTQLSHNVAKFKFALPTPTSILGLPIGQHISCRGKDSADEEVIKPYTPTTLDTDVGYFELVIKMYPQGRMSHHFREMKVGDYLSVKGPKGRFRYQPGQFRAFGMLAGGSGITPMFQVTRAILENPKDDTKVHLIYANVTYEDILLKEELDSLASSYPDRCHVYYVLNQPPETWNGGVGFVSKGMIEAHCPAPAADIQILRCGPPPMNKAMAAHLDDLGYTKEMQFQF, encoded by the exons ATGGAGCTGTTTCAGTCGCCCAACCTCGAGGTGATCAGCATTACGGTGGCCATTGCTGCCGTCGCTGCCGCCGCCGCATACTTCTACCTCAACAGCAAGCCTAAAG GGTGCTTGGATCCTGAAAACTTCAGGAATTTCAAACTGGTCAAGCGTACACAATTGAGTCACAATGTAGCCAAATTTAAATTTGCTTTGCCCACCCCTACCTCGATTTTGGGTCTTCCTATCGGGCAGCATATAAGTTGCAG AGGAAAAGATAGTGCTGATGAAGAAGTAATCAAGCCCTATACTCCTACTACATTGGATACAGATGTCGGATATTTTGAACTAGTTATAAAG ATGTATCCTCAAGGACGAATGTCTCATCACTTCCGTGAGATGAAGGTTGGCGATTACCTTTCTGTAAAGGGACCAAAG GGACGTTTCAGGTATCAACCTGGCCAATTTAGGGCATTTGGAATGCTTGCTGGAGGATCTGGTATAACCCCAATGTTTCAG gTGACTAGGGCCATACTTGAAAACCCAAAAGATGACACGAAGGTACACCTTATCTATGCAAATGTGACATACGAAGATATTCTGCTGAAG GAAGAACTTGATTCCCTTGCTAGTAGCTATCCTGATCGCTGCCATGTCTACTACGTACTGAATCAG CCGCCTGAGACATGGAATGGTGGTGTTGGTTTTGTATCCAAGGGAATGATTGAAGCCCACTGTCCAGCACCTGCAGCTGATATTCAG ATATTGAGGTGTGGTCCACCACCCATGAACAAGGCCATGGCTGCTCACCTTGACGACCTTGGATACACAAAGGAAATGCAGTTCCAGTTCTAA